Part of the Triticum aestivum cultivar Chinese Spring chromosome 4D, IWGSC CS RefSeq v2.1, whole genome shotgun sequence genome is shown below.
cgaagaagctgcaatttagacacctgaaagtaagtactatagtagcatgttccgcacatctcctagtgattcaagcgctagtttcatcaataccatttagcatgcttgcttatcagttagattgacctctatttcttgtaaagtggttgtggcaggaacaagggaatgatttctgtggatactacgtttgcgagtctatccgccacacgacctgtgagcggggctactctgacgaacaatatgaagtgcgtaagcaataatattcacaattttattttattaccatcatttgtgtcgagtttcatttattcatatatatatatgtattgacccccttcttcaaattagatctttcggatgcgtgatgaactcctagcaccagatcgtatgcgagcaattcaagaggaattggcggcattcttccttgaccacgtgatcgctgaaaacggagaatactatgtggatcctgtattcttacaatttaattaggagattatattgtaagagataattattgtatatatgtagccggtagtgtcagatagatatacgagaacttgttgttcgaccaatctctcggagaaggagaggtggtcgatatcacttctctctgtatgcatatgttcatgacgatcttctgtttccttcatttgcttactagctagcgtgtctagtcctctccatacgtatatagtacgtagcgtcgaccaagcacggagataagagaggacacttctctctattaattagctagctaacacaatatatgaaacacctaaattaaccccccaaaaaaacccccaacctcccccctttcaaaaaaaacaaaaaccccagcccctgaaatgctgacgtgtggatgcctattggtcccggttggtgtcaccaaccgggaccaaaggcccccctgcctgggctggcagcagcggccacgtggaggaccttctgtcccggttcgtgtaagaaccgggactaaagggttagggctttagtaacgaccctttagtcccggttcgaaaaccgggacaaaaggcccttaccaaccggggtaaaagcccctttttctactagtgtaccagAAAGCAGGTAGGTTATTTCTCTGCACAAACAAAAGTGTCTCATTTGAGTGACCTTGCACTGCAGTAAAATAGCAATTATTCCTGGAAAATAAATTGATCTCTAAATGTTCTTGATCCTTAGGAATTTAAACTCAAGACAGGTTTGTATTATACACAATTGCATAAAATAGAAATTATGCATGGAAAATAAATTGATCTCTAAATGTTCTAAGTCCTTAAGAATTTAAACTCTAAAGAGAAAACTAAGACTATTAGGCCTGTTTGAAACTAGGGGCTCAGCTATGTGGATTGTGAGTCTTCCGAGAGGCACAAAGGACCAAGCCGACGACAACCGGGGAAAATGAGAATTATCATATACTTGGTCATAGACTCATAGTAGGAAGGAACTGATGCGCACGAGGTCAGTCAAAGGCGGTTGAGGAAAGCCAAgtcatgtttttttttttgaaaaagaggatAAACCCCAGCCTCTACATGATTACGATGCAGACAGATATTTATTAATAAAGCCAAGTCATGTAAGGCAATCGTTTTCTAGCTGGAGGATGACACAAGTCACCAACTCATGCGTGGGCTTCTAAAGACGTGGAGTGACTACTACACATGTTCCTTCCAGAAATTGCTATATGATGCGGGCAATCGAGCTTTTCAAACTATGAAATTGTCccttttcaaaagaaaaaagaacTATGAAATTGTAGATTTGCCAATAGATTATTTGTCATGAAATCCAGCAGCATAACACGACACAGTAGGTAGCGGACTGTGTCAACAAGCGGAAGAAATCGAGGCGCGTTGATCCATGCATGAATCCACATAATACACCTGCTATTTTATAGCAGCCCCTGCTAGCATCACGTCAATCAATTTACTTTTTAGAAAGAGGAGGATAACCCCATCAACCAGATATTTACTTGGTCAAATTTCTCTCGCAGTAGTTGGGTACTTGTAGGAAGAAAGCAACGATGTTAGTGCTTAGTGGACATTTCCGAGCTAACCAAAAGGAGAGCTATGACGATGGAGCTGAGCAGGAACTTTTCATATGATCTTAGTAAGAGTAGTTAGTTTCCTCCTTGCTACGATTCAATCATGACCAGTTCATTGCATATATAAATCTAAGAATCAGACCAACCTGCTTCTTTTTTGGAGTAAACAGTACTCATAAACTGATTAATTTCTTGGAGGTGTTTGTTTCAGTTCCCATACACTAGTCATCAACCCCCGTGCAAACGCACGGGCTAGTGATTTTGGAAAAAACAACATTTTCTAAAATATCGCATAATTCTGTGGTAATGTCGTAGTCGTCTCGTCCGCCTGATGCCACCACACACCTCCGGCACGAGCCTGCAGTCCCATGAGACCAACGCAAGAAGAACAgcgaggagaaggaagggagaggaggaTGCCATCCGATCTTTTTCTCTCTCCTGTGTTTCTGTTTGTGATTGTGGCGTGAGTGATGGTTTGAACATGCAGGGATGTATGAGTTTATATAGGTGCAGCAAGCAGCGCCCAAAATCGTTAGCAATTATAGACTTAGTAAACTGAAACCAACCAATCAATTGAACTGGTCTCTTGCTGCTAATTAAACTACTGCATGTACGCCCATTTAAGACACGTTTGCCATTCAAAGAAGCAATGCAGCGTATACAGACATATAAAGCTATTCTATGGTCATTTGTACGGCTGAGTAGTAATTATGAATGTTTCTCCATCTCACCCAGAGTCGCCACAATGCATGCAGGGTTGATTCCAGGAAAATTCACCACCCATCACTATTAAGGAAAAGATTTTTAAGACAAGAAACATCCGGCACTAGTTTAATTAGATATCATATACTTGGTCATCGTCGGAACAGGTGCGGACGAAACCAGCCAAAGAGCAGTTGAGAAGCCAAGTCATGTAAGGCAATCAATCGTTTTCTTGCTCGATGCCGACATAGATGAAGTCACCTACTCACGCGTAGGCTTGATTCATGGGCGCATGACTTCCAAAGACATATAGAGTGACTACTACCCCTGTTCTTTTCAGTAGTTGATACAGAATCATGTGTGCAATCGACCTTTTCAAACTATGAAATTATATATTTGCCAATAGATTTTTCATGAAATCCAGTAACATAGGGCGACAGAGTAGTTAGCAGATTTGTAGCAGCACCTATACGTTATCATCATGTCAGTCGGATATTTACTTGGTCAGATGTCTCTCGAAGTGGTTGAGTACTTGCAGGAAGAAGCGACGACATTAATGGACGAAGTGCCCAACCAAAAGGAGAGCTGATACAAATGCCATGACGATGGAGAGAAGGAAGTTTCCATATGATCTTAGCAAGACTAGTTAACATCTTCTTGCGAAGAGTTTTATCATGCGTGACCGGTTCAATGTATAAATCTAACAATCTGGTTAGCCTTCCTGACTAGGTTCATGGCACCAGACCTCACCTGCTTCTTTTGCTAttgtaaatagtactccctctataaagaaatataagagtttTTAGATcagtaaagtagtgatctaaacgctcttatatttgattacggagggagtacatccaaTGACAAGACTAGGCCAGGCGGCGAAGTCATAAACAGTTTAATTTCTTGGAGGTGTGTGTTGGCAGTTTTAGTGTAGAAAGAAGTTTCCATTAGATGATTTAATTGCTTCTATCACAAGCATCTTACAAAGAAACAACTCAAATAATAATTGTTTTTCGGACTTAACTATCTACAATAGTTTTGCTGGGGAATGATCAATCAAACTTACAAGAGTTTTGAACCAAAAGGAAGCTAAAACAATACATCCAGGAAAAATAGAACTAACGGCAACCAAAACAGCAAGTTTCGGGGCAATGGAAACGTAAACTACATCTTTCATCACCGGAAAGCCAGACCACAGAACGACACCAGCAAGCAACTTTTGCACATTCAACATGCACATTGCAACCTCCGAGCACATTACCATATAATCATATGGTCATATATTCGCTTCTGATTAAATTTTTGCCTAAACTCCTCAAGTTTCCTTTTAATATGCCTAAGCGTTACTGCATCATCTGATGTACGGCTGAGTAGTATATTATGATTATTTATCCATCTCACCCAAGTCGGCACAATGCTTGCAGGGCTGGTTCCATGAAATGTCACCACCCACCACCATAGTTTATTAGATATCATATACTTGGTCATGGTGAGAACTGGTCCTCACGAGGTCAAAGAGGAGCTGATAAAAGCCAAGTGACGTAAAGCAATCGTTTTCTAGGTAGACAAATCCACCTTCTTAGCTTTATCTACTCCCTCGCTTCTTTTCAGGTGCTACAGAATGCGTGCAATCAAGCTTTTCAAGCTGTGGCCACTAACATAAGCAAACTATATATTTGTCACCGGATTTGTCACGAACAATACTGTGCACAAGATATGGCATGGGATAAAAATAACATACGCATAATTATACATTGATAGATTGTGTTAGCAGCTTAACATACATATGATTAAAAAGCATGGTTAGAGATATAATGGAATATCTTACCGTCCTCCAAAACCAAGGGAAAAATAAACAGAGAAACTTTGCAATATGAGTCACCTACTGATATACAAAATATTAGGTTGTAAGATGACGTTGTAATTAACGCATTGTGTCAATGAGGAAGAAATCGAGGTGCATCATTCCATGCATGAATGCAACTAATACACAACTATTATATGTAGCAGCCCCTGTTATCATCACATCAATAAGATATTTACTTGGTCAAAATTTTCTCAAAATGGTAAATTACATTAATCCACGCACACATAACAATGACGATAGGGAGCAGAAACAATTCATGTGATCTTAGTAAGAGTAGTTAACGTTCTCTTGCTAAGAGGTTTATCATGATCATTTCAATGGAAAAATCTGACAATCTAGTCATCCTTTCTTGAGTAGGCTCATGACACAGCTCGCATGCCTCTTTGGTTAGGGTAAACAGCACACCCAATGAATTGGCTGGGTGGCCACTCATAAACTGATTAATTTCTTGGAGGTGTGTGTGTCATTTTGATACAGAAAAGTTGTTTCCCTCATACAAATAAAATGCATCCAGAAAGAAGAATACAGGCCCCAACATCATCCTGGTGGACAACATGAGTGCCTATCTCCGCCACCCACCCTAGACCTACACACTCTCCACCTCCCTGGTAGCCATCGATCGGCACCACATAGAGCAAAGCCCCGAGCGATGGCAGGCGGCAGTGGGATGTCCCTTCTCTCCGCTCCACCCTCTGGTCTCTGTGGGCTAACCCTAGCACCTCACACCACCACCACTGCTAACCCCTGCCTCCGGATGTGGGCCGCTGACCTGAGATTTCGTGGCATGTCTAGTGGTGTCATGGTTCACTTGGTTCGTGCGTGGATCAAGGAACTCTGCCTGGAGCCGGTGCTCTCCCAGAATAGGCAGCATCGTGATCGTCGACCTGTGAGGGGTGATTGCGGTCAGACGGGATGTGGTTGCCCATAGCCTCTGATGGGTGAGGTTCCACCGCAGGTGAGGTACTCCATGCCCCTACCCGTAGTGGTCAGGTGGGTTTGTTTGCGGTCTTTGGCCTGACCGGATCTGGTCAGGGTCGTGGACTTGTGCCAGCTCGAGCCTCACTATGGTTTGATGTCTTTCTCCAGTGACCTCGTACCAACAGCTTGGTGTCAGGGCATGGGTTTGGGGTGTCGTACGTAGAGGTGATGGCCCTCGATGGCAGGCTGGACGTCTGGCAAGGGTGCGGGGCGGTCCAGGCAAAAGTTCGGCGCCTCAACGCTGTTGTCTTGGTAGTCACGCAGCTATTGGGGTCGTCGCCATTGTTCTCCCGCCCTCCTAGCTCGGGGTGGAAACCTTTGTCTCCCACCCCCAACGGATGTGGTGGTGGCGGCAATGCGTCATGACCCTCTTGGGTTCGTCATCGGTGAGTGTAGTCACCTTTTAGTCGTAGTGGCGTGTTCAGAATGGTATGCCGATCCAATCGACCCAACCTCAAATCTGGTGACTCACCGTATTGCTTGCACCTATCTTGTACATGCAGCAATATCCTCGTTTCGTCATCTCTGCTCGCTGGTAGGGTCAACGCTCCTTGGTTTAGGTAGAGGGTCCTCTCTAATAGCAGTTGGGTGGTGTCAATCTAACGAAGTCCAGTGTTTTCTTCAAGGTGGCCTATGGTTGAATGTCGTCATCGGTCCTGGTTGAGTCTTCAGGTGGTCCAGCCTCTCATGTGCTTCCTCTCGGCTGCATGCTGGAGGCGTCTAATTGGGCACTTCCGGTGCTTGTTAGAGTGTTTGGCTTGGTTTTCCATGCTTTCCTTCATCATCTTGTATGAGGATTTCCTCGACACCATAGATCGTTCAGCCAAGCGGCCGAAGTCTGATTTGTGATAAAATGCTTCCATGACAGGCTTGTTACGAAGAaacaactcaaataatattcatttcgggggggggggggggggggggggttaggtaaTAATATTTTCTTTTGTATATTTTTGCATGTTTTCTATATGTATGTTGGAGCAAATTTTTGGTGTGTCCAGTTTCTAAAACTTAGTAAAAAATTATTTTTAGTTCtcaacttaagaaaaacaaaaataatcCTCATAAGTATTTCGATAAAACTAGCCACCTCATCAAATTTCCATCAAAGCAACCGTCAATTGAACTTACATGAGTTCTGAACCAAAAGGAAGCTAAAATATTACAAGCATGAACCGCAAATTTCTTATAGCACACACCAGAAAGCAAGAGAGCAGAACAACGACTCCAGGAAGCTACTTTTGCACATTCAACTTTCACATTTAAATCCTGTGCACAATCGGGCTCCCACCATCACAATCGGGCTCCAACCATCGCATACTTCGCATGTATTGCAACATAATCCTAGGTGTTCAACCCTAGCATCAAACATATACTGCATTACCAGATAATTGTGTATTGTTTCCGTTTTGACCTAATAATCTCTTGTTTTGGAACAAGGGGAAAACAACCCAAAATATTGATTTTTCAAAGAGAAATACGAAACATTAGAACCAAAAAAGCATATGAGATCATATCAGTCTGATAAAAAATGATATTATCAATTATTCAGAAGGTATAAATACATTCACTCATTACACACACAACAATGGGATGACATATGATCCATTTATTTTATAGATTAGGATGCATATCTACAAACTCAAACATGTCCTTAATTTGCTCACTGGTCCGCCGTGTAATTAGCCAACATTTCACTTAGTTGTGGTTGTTCTCCCAGAACTGAGCCTGGAGCCAGTCTATTGTATTCTTTTCCACCTGAAATGCCTTGGCAAGAACATCATCGGATATTTGTGGGTCTGACCCAAACACCGCATTGGCAATTGTGATAGCCCCTGAGTTCTGGCTGTTGAGCGCGGCAATTGCAACGGCGGGCTTGTGGGGGTTGGGGTTGAATTGGAAGTGGATGAGCCCCACGGGAAAGACGAACACATCACCTTTGTTGAGCACCTTCGAGAGGAACTTGTTTCTGTTTGGGGCGGGCTGGTTGGATGTGACAAAGCCAACGTACAGTGTCCCCTCGAGCACCGTGAGGATCTCAGTGGCGCGAGGGTGCGTATGTGGTGGGTTCTGACCCAAGGGAGCATAGTCGATGCGCGCAATTGAGATGCCGAGGGTGTTGAGTCCAGGAATCTGCATGACGTTGATCAAAGTGACGTTGGATCCAACCTTGTTGGTCACCCTCGGCTTGTCGAGGGCGGCTGCCTTGAAGAAGTCATCAGCGTTGACCTCCATTGGGTTCTTGCAAACAAACCCATTGACACGTACTGGTGCATAGAAGAGATTTATAATGTAAGCTTAGGTCTTACAAAGTTGTTTCGACTTGCATATAATTTCCAGAAATTCATTTCAACGTATTTATTTGGTGAGAACATGATGAGAAACCGGATAGTACCTGGTGAATTCATGTCGGCGACACAAAAGTCCTGGAGGGGGCTAGGATCGGAGGCAGTGGCCTGCCATGAGATCAACGCAAGAAGAACAgcgaggagaaggaaggaagaggaggaTGCCATCTGATCTTTTTCTCTCTCCTGTGTTTCTGTTTGTGATTGTGGCGTGAGTGATGGTTTGAACATGCAGGGATGTATGAGTTTATATAGGTGCAGCGAGCAGCGCCTGAAATCGTTAGAAATTATAGACTTAGTCAAGTGAAACCAACCAACCAGTTGAACTGGTCTCTTGCTGCTAATTAAACTACTGCATATACGCCCATTTAAGACACGTTTTCCCTTCAAAGAAGCAATGCAGCGTATACAGACATATAAAGCTATTCTATGGTGATGTGTATGGCTGAGTAGTAATTATGAATGTTTCTCCATCTCACCCACAGTCGCCACAATGCATGCAGGGTCGATTCCAGGAAAATTAAGAGCAGTCGAGAAGCCAAGTCATGTAAGGCAATCAATCGTTTTCTAGCTCGATGCCGACATAGATGAAGTCGCCTACTCACGCGTAGGCTTGATTCATGGGCGCATGACTTCTGAAGACATATAGAGTGACTACTACCCCTGTTCTTTTCAGTTGTTGATACAGAATCATGTGTGCAATCGACCTTTTCAAACTATGAAATTATATATTTGCCAATAGATTTTTCATGAAATCCAGTAACATAGGGCGACAGAGTAGTTAGCAGATTTGTAGCAGCCCCTATACGTTATCATCACGTCAGTCGGATATTTACTTGGTCAGATGTCTCTCGAAGTGCTTGAGTACTTACAGGAATAAGCGACGACATTAATGGACGAAGTGCCCAACCAAAAGGAGAGCAGGAAGTTTCCATATGATCTTAGTAAGACTAGTTAACATCTTCTTGCGAAGATTTTTATCATGCATGACCAGTTCAGTGTATAAATCTAACAATCTGGTTAGCCTTCCTGACTAGGTTCATGGCACCAGAGCTCACCTGCTTCTTTTTCTATTGTAAATAGTAGTACATCCAATGACAAGACTAGGCCAGGCGGCCAAGTTATAAACAggttaatttcttggaggtgtgTGTTGGCAGTTTTAGTGTAGAAAGAAGTTTCCATTAGATGATTTAATTGCTTCTATCACAAGCATCTTACAAAGAAACAACTCAAATAATAATTATTTTGGGGACTCGGATATCTGCAATAGTTTTGCTGGGGAATGATCAATCAAACTTACAAGAGTTCTGAACCAAAAGGAAGCTAAAATAATACATCCAGGAAAAATAGAACTGACGGCAACCAAAACAGCAAGTTTCGTGGCAATGGAAACGTAAACTACATCTTTCATCACCGGAAAGACAGACCACAAGAACGACTCCAGGAAGCAACTTTTGCACATTCAACATGCACATTGCAACCTCCGAGCACATTACCATATAATCATATGGTCATCTATTCGCTTCTGattaaaattttgcataaactccTCAAGTTTCCTTTTAATATGCCTAAGCGTTACTGCATCATCTGATGTACAGCTGAGTAGTATATTATGATTATTTATCCATCTCACCCAAGTTGGCACAATGCTTGCAGGGCAGGTTCCATGAAAAGTCACCACCCACCACCATAGTTTATTATATATCATATACTTGGTCATGGTGAGAACTGGTCCTCATGAGGTCAAAGAGCAGCTGATAAAAGCCAAGTGACGTAAAGCAATCGTTTTCTACCTAGACAAACTCACCTGCTTAGCTTTATCTACTCCCTCGCTTCTTTTCAGTTGCTACAGAATGCGTGCAATCAAGCTTTTCAAGCTATGGCCACTAACATAAGCAAACTATATATTTGTCACCGGATTTGTCAAGAACAATACTGTGCACAAGATATGGCACGGAATAAAAATATCATACGCATAATTATACATTGATAGATGTGTGTTAGCAGCTTAACATACATATGATTAAAAAGCATGGTTAGAGATATAATGGAATATCTTTCCGTTCTCCAAAACCAAGGGAAAAATAAACAGAGAAACTTTGCAATATGAGTCACCTAGTGATATACAAAATAATAGGTTGGAAGATGATGTTGTAGTTAACACATTGTGCCAATAAGCAAGAAATCAAGGTTCGTCATTCCATGCATGAATACAACTAATACACAACTACTATATGGAGCAGCCCCTGTTATCATCATATCAATAAGATATTTACTTGGTCCAAATTTTCTCAAAATGGTTAATTACATTAATCCACACACATATAACAATGACGATACGGAGCAGAAACAATTCATGTGATCTTAGTAAGAGTAGTTAACTTCCTCTTGCTAAGAGGTTTATCATGATCATTTCAATGGAAAATCTGACAATCTAGTCCTCCTTTCTTGAGTAGGCTCATGACACACCTCGCATGCCTCTTTTGTTAGAGTAAACAGCAAACCCAATGAGTGGGTTGGGTGGCCACTCATAAACTGATTAATTTCTtggacgtgtgtgtgtgtgtcgtttTGATACGTAAAAGATGTTTCCCTCAGACAAA
Proteins encoded:
- the LOC123100712 gene encoding germin-like protein 8-11 produces the protein MASSSSFLLLAVLLALISWQATASDPSPLQDFCVADMNSPVRVNGFVCKNPMEVNADDFFKAAALDKPRVTNKVGSNVTLINVMQIPGLNTLGISIARIDYAPLGQNPPHTHPRATEILTVLEGTLYVGFVTSNQPAPNRNKFLSKVLNKGDVFVFPVGLIHFQFNPNPHKPAVAIAALNSQNSGAITIANAVFGSDPQISDDVLAKAFQVEKNTIDWLQAQFWENNHN